In Mycoplasmopsis fermentans PG18, one genomic interval encodes:
- the rpmB gene encoding 50S ribosomal protein L28 codes for MSRRDQLTGKGPMVGNIRSHAMNASKRKFNVNLQKVTMNVNGKKVTLRVSAKTAKTLKNKGVSVVA; via the coding sequence ATGTCAAGAAGAGACCAATTAACAGGCAAAGGACCTATGGTTGGAAACATTCGTTCACACGCAATGAATGCTTCAAAAAGAAAATTTAACGTTAACTTGCAAAAAGTAACAATGAATGTTAATGGTAAAAAAGTAACTTTAAGAGTTAGTGCTAAAACAGCAAAAACCTTAAAGAACAAAGGTGTTAGTGTTGTTGCCTAA
- a CDS encoding ribulose-phosphate 3-epimerase has product MNKKEKYVTPSLLNVEKDKRCEMATLLVNNGIKWIHYDVMDGKFVPNTAIELDEIKNINKNAPKHFKDAHLMVENPLDYLDEFRDHVDITTIHYEAVNKKELLQFLKDHHSAYSIGLAIKPATEVKEIVKILPYLQLVLVMSVEPGKGGQKFIEHAVDKIRELKQLRDKNGYKYLIQVDGGINGETGPRCFAAGVDATVAGTYIVSEPTKERIASVFGKK; this is encoded by the coding sequence ATGAATAAAAAAGAAAAATATGTAACACCTTCATTATTAAATGTTGAAAAAGATAAACGTTGTGAAATGGCAACACTATTAGTTAATAATGGAATTAAATGAATTCACTATGATGTTATGGATGGCAAATTTGTACCTAACACAGCTATTGAATTAGATGAAATTAAAAACATTAACAAGAATGCACCTAAACACTTTAAAGATGCTCACTTAATGGTTGAAAATCCTCTTGATTACTTAGATGAATTTAGAGACCATGTTGATATTACAACAATTCATTATGAAGCAGTTAATAAAAAAGAATTGTTGCAATTCTTAAAAGATCATCATTCAGCTTACAGTATAGGACTTGCTATTAAACCAGCAACCGAAGTTAAAGAAATAGTTAAAATACTTCCTTATTTACAACTTGTTTTAGTTATGTCTGTAGAACCTGGCAAGGGAGGACAAAAATTTATTGAACATGCTGTTGATAAAATTAGAGAACTTAAACAATTAAGAGACAAAAATGGTTACAAATATTTAATTCAAGTTGATGGTGGAATTAATGGTGAAACTGGACCAAGATGTTTTGCAGCTGGAGTAGATGCAACAGTAGCTGGAACTTATATTGTTTCAGAACCAACTAAGGAAAGAATTGCTAGTGTATTTGGTAAAAAATAA
- the rsgA gene encoding ribosome small subunit-dependent GTPase A has protein sequence MKGKIYSINSGKYYINDLQNKMHILPAAGVFRHKEITPLVGDIVEFEEGQYIKEIYPRKNSFVRPKVANIDNIVVVMSIKEPEFQSYLVDKYLAFIESKNIKPIIILTKDDLGSTPYFEQYKNMGYEIYQINYKINDWVKIFTKIFDHKTCSLMGQSGVGKTTIINKLTNNNYETQNISKSVNRGKHTTRIVQIIPILNGELIDTPGFSSFDLNISKLELASSYSQFRELGKLCKFKSCLHENEPEEYCNIKLNVKNKTIPEFRYQNYLKLLKEIKHE, from the coding sequence TTGAAAGGCAAAATTTATTCAATTAATTCAGGTAAATATTACATAAATGATTTGCAAAATAAAATGCACATATTACCTGCAGCTGGTGTTTTTCGTCACAAAGAAATAACACCTTTAGTGGGTGATATTGTTGAGTTTGAAGAAGGCCAATATATCAAAGAAATATATCCTAGAAAAAATTCTTTTGTTCGTCCAAAAGTAGCAAACATCGACAATATTGTTGTGGTTATGTCAATTAAAGAACCTGAATTTCAAAGTTACTTAGTTGACAAATATTTAGCTTTTATAGAAAGTAAAAATATCAAACCAATTATCATTTTGACTAAAGATGATTTAGGTTCAACCCCTTACTTTGAACAATATAAAAATATGGGTTATGAAATTTACCAAATAAACTATAAAATAAATGATTGAGTAAAAATATTTACCAAAATATTTGATCATAAAACTTGCTCTTTAATGGGTCAAAGCGGAGTTGGAAAAACTACAATAATTAATAAATTAACCAACAATAATTATGAAACTCAAAACATTTCAAAATCAGTAAATCGGGGTAAACATACCACAAGAATTGTTCAAATAATTCCAATATTAAATGGTGAATTAATTGACACTCCAGGCTTTAGCTCTTTTGATTTAAACATCTCAAAATTAGAACTTGCTTCTTCTTATTCTCAATTTAGAGAGCTAGGAAAATTATGTAAATTTAAATCATGCTTGCATGAAAATGAACCTGAAGAATATTGCAATATAAAACTCAATGTAAAAAACAAAACAATACCAGAATTTAGATATCAAAATTATCTAAAATTATTAAAGGAGATTAAACATGAATAA
- a CDS encoding serine/threonine-protein kinase, whose translation MGIKPQSNIFKKYRVLSTIGDGDFSQVYKVELLNDKSPIKRKFALKYSVNKNKNDEDITRRRFEQEITIYKKLNTERVALYFDSYSDEYEQYLVMEFVEGQNLREIIKRNGKFTTTVAVNYAIQIAEGISELHNLGVIHRDIKSNNILITKDKNVKIIDLGLALDDESQRLTQENKVVGSVFYMAPEICLANSKPSVRSDIYALGILLFEMLTGSYPISGKDQQETLRMQRTTNVPNLLNFVNAPQALANVIIKATAKDPNKRYATMWDMRRDLMTCLDTKRVYEKPLDLRKVKPKNTIQEKVNSKKFIIAGISIILVVLIIALVLIVVYVH comes from the coding sequence ATGGGAATTAAACCACAAAGTAATATATTTAAGAAATATCGTGTGCTATCAACTATTGGTGATGGTGATTTTAGTCAAGTTTATAAAGTTGAACTTTTAAATGATAAAAGCCCAATTAAAAGAAAGTTTGCACTTAAATATAGTGTTAATAAAAATAAAAATGATGAAGACATAACTCGTAGAAGATTTGAACAAGAAATCACGATATACAAAAAATTAAATACTGAACGTGTGGCATTATACTTTGACTCTTATAGCGATGAATATGAACAATATCTTGTAATGGAATTTGTTGAAGGACAAAATTTAAGAGAAATAATTAAAAGAAATGGTAAATTCACTACAACAGTTGCTGTTAACTATGCAATTCAAATAGCTGAAGGAATTAGTGAATTACATAACTTAGGTGTAATTCACCGTGATATTAAAAGTAATAACATTTTAATTACCAAAGATAAAAATGTAAAAATTATTGACCTTGGCCTAGCTTTAGATGATGAAAGTCAAAGACTTACACAAGAAAACAAAGTAGTCGGTTCTGTTTTCTATATGGCTCCTGAAATTTGTTTAGCTAATTCGAAACCATCTGTCCGTTCGGACATTTATGCTTTAGGCATTTTGTTATTTGAAATGCTAACTGGCTCATATCCTATTTCAGGTAAAGACCAACAAGAAACTTTAAGAATGCAAAGAACAACAAATGTTCCTAACTTATTAAACTTTGTTAATGCACCTCAAGCTTTAGCTAACGTTATCATCAAAGCAACAGCTAAAGATCCAAACAAAAGATATGCAACTATGTGAGATATGCGTCGTGATCTTATGACTTGTCTTGATACTAAAAGAGTTTATGAAAAACCTCTTGATCTTAGAAAAGTTAAACCTAAAAACACAATTCAAGAAAAAGTTAATAGCAAGAAATTTATTATTGCAGGTATTTCAATAATATTAGTTGTTTTGATTATAGCTTTAGTATTGATTGTTGTTTATGTTCACTAA
- a CDS encoding PP2C family protein-serine/threonine phosphatase: MEYGITSDMGRVRLENQDKASYFTKGNYVLLILCDGMGGHYGGGIASRTTINTFNKIFNNSIPAENSEIKDYVSWFKKTVDASRDEMIKISANDEAKLDMGTTVTAALLNTKTKLLLIFNIGDSRTYAMTTFGELKQISIDHNLYNKLINEEGKSPYEAKLNRFHASLTSALGPDKKTKIEVFDLSSQYEHVYSLLVTSDGVHDFIEKPKMEMILRENLNAEDMTKKLVKEALDNKSTDNCSAGMVVLDNLKEWS; encoded by the coding sequence ATGGAATATGGAATAACAAGCGACATGGGAAGAGTAAGGTTGGAAAACCAAGACAAAGCTAGTTACTTTACAAAAGGTAACTATGTTTTATTAATTTTATGTGATGGAATGGGTGGTCACTATGGTGGTGGGATTGCTTCAAGGACAACAATAAATACTTTTAATAAAATTTTTAACAATTCAATTCCAGCTGAAAATTCTGAAATTAAAGATTATGTATCTTGATTTAAAAAAACTGTTGATGCTTCACGTGATGAAATGATTAAAATTAGTGCTAATGATGAAGCAAAACTAGACATGGGAACAACAGTTACAGCTGCCTTACTTAATACAAAAACAAAATTATTATTAATATTTAATATTGGCGATTCACGTACTTATGCTATGACAACTTTTGGTGAATTAAAGCAAATTTCAATTGATCACAACTTATACAATAAGTTAATTAATGAAGAAGGTAAAAGTCCTTATGAGGCTAAATTGAATCGTTTCCATGCTTCATTAACTTCAGCTTTAGGTCCTGATAAAAAAACTAAAATTGAAGTTTTTGACTTAAGTAGTCAATACGAACATGTTTATAGTTTATTAGTCACAAGTGATGGTGTACACGACTTTATCGAAAAACCAAAAATGGAAATGATTTTAAGGGAAAATCTTAATGCTGAAGACATGACTAAAAAATTAGTGAAAGAGGCTTTAGATAATAAATCAACAGATAACTGCTCAGCAGGTATGGTCGTATTAGACAATCTAAAAGAATGGAGTTAA
- the gmk gene encoding guanylate kinase, with amino-acid sequence MNNLISKRKPIIIFTGPSGVGKGTIEKYLFDFKNLKLHLSCSATTRAPREGEINGIHYFFITKEEFEKHIQNDDLFEYSFHFDNYYGTLYSEIARIHRNGEIPVLEIETNGAKQILEKVSNNKNYKLITLFILPPSIEELERRIINRKTESQEAIKKRLAKAQAEIAEKGIFRHHIINDDPLRAAKEIKEIIEKEYGIK; translated from the coding sequence ATGAACAATTTAATTAGCAAACGTAAGCCAATAATAATATTTACAGGACCTAGCGGAGTTGGCAAAGGAACAATTGAAAAGTACCTTTTTGATTTTAAAAATTTAAAATTACATTTATCATGTTCAGCAACAACTAGAGCTCCTCGTGAAGGTGAAATTAATGGCATTCATTACTTTTTTATAACAAAAGAAGAATTTGAAAAACACATTCAAAATGATGATCTTTTTGAATACAGTTTTCATTTTGATAATTATTATGGAACACTTTATAGTGAAATTGCAAGAATTCATAGAAATGGCGAAATTCCTGTTTTAGAAATTGAAACCAATGGTGCAAAACAAATATTAGAAAAGGTTTCAAATAACAAGAATTACAAATTGATCACACTTTTTATCTTACCTCCTTCAATTGAAGAACTTGAAAGAAGAATTATTAACCGAAAGACAGAAAGTCAAGAAGCTATTAAAAAACGTTTAGCTAAAGCGCAAGCAGAAATTGCAGAAAAAGGAATATTTAGACATCACATAATTAATGATGACCCTTTAAGAGCTGCAAAAGAAATAAAAGAAATTATAGAGAAAGAATACGGTATCAAATAA
- the secG gene encoding preprotein translocase subunit SecG, translating into MAVIFVSIIIAILSIAIIVISLLMSPDSNGFSGALVGSGDLELFKYSKERGLKKVLKYSMLFGGIALLILAIILRIIV; encoded by the coding sequence ATGGCAGTTATATTTGTATCAATAATTATCGCTATTTTATCGATCGCAATTATTGTGATTTCATTGCTTATGTCACCAGACAGTAATGGTTTTTCTGGTGCACTTGTTGGTAGTGGTGATTTGGAACTTTTTAAATATTCAAAAGAAAGAGGACTTAAAAAGGTTTTAAAATACTCAATGTTATTTGGTGGAATAGCATTGCTAATTTTAGCTATTATTTTAAGGATTATTGTATAA
- the rnr gene encoding ribonuclease R, translated as MNPQEILNFLKKHDNSTFIDIAKGLRISYKDNKKLTELLNKLIDERKLIKNGKLSTYSLIEKIKIVQGKIRFASEGKYAFVEEENDNPEAEKISYFVPGIHLNRALDGDFVEITVLKYFHSLDDKTFAIVEKVLSRNSDKFIGILGMHEGFLSFKPLKNDYKKINFHIKELVKEARLHDVVLGQMVSFKNNIIELNIIKKIANSNDPMAYVKALTVIRNKPEDFPQEVKDYLVKIPNSIADEKLNNRLDLRKELIVTIDGNDTKDFDDAINVKKNADGTYELGVHIADVSYYVKEDSSLDVEALKRGTSRYLVSGVIPMLPHKLSNGICSLNPNEDRFTLSAIMTIDKNGDTIDAKFYQSIIQSKYRLTYDRVNELYDKNQKFDDPKLNRMLYEAAELAKIIRNYKVKEGYIDFEIEEPEIVLDDKGKTIDVVVKPTGFSENLIEDFMVRTNEEVAKFLAKRKIPFIYRVHESPDSDKIDSFLSVLNVLGIKVNIDRNDINPKSFQKIINKIKETRNDDFLKTVFLRTMQKAKYSPNNIGHFGLASEHYCHFTSPIRRYPDLVVHRILREIVFNNDKSKITHYKNILSNVAELNSNSEQEALQLERDTNDLKYAEFFKNKIGQTMKAQIISILRFGMFVQFDCKIEALVHISTLCDGDYEVNENFTELRSKQHTFKLGDQVEVVIAGADETNGKIDAVLAKCYGSYLEEIKKKLNSNSNRKHKKSGK; from the coding sequence ATGAATCCGCAAGAAATATTAAATTTTTTAAAAAAACATGATAATTCAACTTTCATTGATATTGCAAAAGGCTTAAGAATAAGTTATAAAGATAACAAAAAATTAACCGAATTACTAAATAAATTAATTGATGAAAGAAAATTAATTAAAAATGGCAAACTCTCAACTTATTCATTAATAGAAAAAATTAAAATCGTCCAAGGAAAAATTCGATTTGCTTCAGAAGGCAAGTATGCTTTTGTAGAAGAAGAAAATGATAATCCTGAAGCTGAAAAAATAAGTTATTTTGTACCTGGTATTCATCTTAATAGAGCATTAGATGGAGACTTTGTTGAAATAACAGTTTTAAAATACTTTCATTCTTTAGATGATAAAACTTTTGCAATTGTTGAAAAAGTTTTAAGCAGAAACAGTGATAAATTCATTGGTATTTTAGGTATGCATGAAGGTTTTCTTTCATTTAAACCACTTAAAAATGACTACAAAAAAATTAATTTTCATATTAAAGAATTGGTTAAAGAAGCTAGACTTCATGATGTTGTTTTAGGTCAAATGGTTTCATTTAAAAATAATATTATTGAGCTTAACATTATCAAAAAAATAGCTAACAGTAATGATCCAATGGCTTATGTTAAAGCCTTAACAGTTATTAGAAATAAACCTGAAGATTTCCCACAAGAAGTTAAAGATTACTTAGTTAAAATTCCAAATAGTATTGCAGATGAAAAACTTAATAATAGACTTGACTTGAGAAAAGAATTAATTGTTACTATTGATGGTAATGACACAAAAGACTTTGATGATGCAATTAATGTTAAAAAGAATGCTGATGGAACTTATGAATTAGGCGTTCATATTGCTGATGTTAGTTATTATGTCAAAGAAGACAGCTCTCTTGATGTTGAAGCATTAAAAAGAGGAACCTCAAGATATTTAGTTAGTGGCGTTATTCCAATGTTGCCTCATAAATTATCAAATGGTATTTGCTCACTTAATCCTAATGAAGATCGCTTTACTCTTAGTGCAATAATGACAATTGATAAAAATGGTGATACTATTGATGCTAAATTTTATCAGTCAATAATTCAATCAAAATATCGTCTCACATATGATAGGGTTAATGAACTTTATGATAAAAATCAAAAATTTGATGACCCGAAATTAAATCGAATGCTCTATGAAGCAGCTGAATTGGCAAAAATAATTAGAAATTATAAAGTCAAAGAAGGCTACATTGATTTTGAAATTGAAGAACCCGAAATTGTCTTAGATGATAAAGGTAAAACAATTGATGTTGTAGTTAAGCCAACTGGTTTTAGTGAAAATCTTATTGAAGATTTCATGGTTAGAACTAATGAAGAAGTAGCTAAATTTTTAGCTAAAAGAAAAATACCTTTTATTTATCGTGTTCATGAAAGCCCTGATAGTGACAAAATTGATTCATTTTTGAGTGTACTTAATGTTTTAGGTATTAAAGTAAACATTGATCGAAATGATATTAATCCAAAAAGTTTTCAAAAAATAATCAACAAAATTAAAGAAACAAGAAATGATGACTTTTTAAAAACAGTTTTCTTAAGAACAATGCAAAAAGCTAAATATTCTCCAAATAATATTGGCCACTTTGGTTTAGCAAGTGAACACTATTGTCACTTTACTAGTCCAATTCGACGTTATCCAGATTTAGTTGTTCATAGGATTTTAAGAGAAATTGTTTTTAACAATGATAAAAGTAAAATTACTCACTACAAAAACATTTTAAGTAATGTTGCAGAATTAAATTCAAATAGTGAACAAGAAGCATTACAACTTGAACGTGATACAAATGATTTAAAATATGCTGAGTTTTTCAAAAACAAAATTGGTCAAACAATGAAAGCTCAAATTATTAGTATTTTACGCTTTGGTATGTTTGTCCAATTTGACTGCAAAATAGAGGCTTTAGTTCATATTTCAACATTATGTGATGGTGATTATGAAGTTAATGAAAACTTTACTGAATTAAGAAGTAAACAACACACTTTTAAACTTGGAGACCAAGTAGAAGTGGTTATTGCTGGAGCTGATGAAACTAACGGTAAAATTGATGCAGTGCTTGCAAAATGCTATGGTTCATACTTAGAAGAAATCAAGAAAAAACTTAATTCAAACTCAAATCGCAAACATAAAAAATCAGGTAAATAA
- a CDS encoding tRNA1(Val) (adenine(37)-N6)-methyltransferase, with product MNKKQKLVKNSLGFDSNLYVVQDKDMFNYSVDTIMLGNFVFLNNKIKNLLEIGANNGALSIFIAERNPNLKIDAVEIQTKACKLAQDNIELNNKQNQIKIINQDFNEFYLEKIKNAASKYDSIVCNPPFYTMQTNKVSKNISEELLIATHEYKINLEQIILGSSKLIEQKGYLTLVIPVERLVDCFCLMRKYNFEPKRVQFIIPRMQDKPKLVLVEGRYQAGWGVHFLPNLYLHDPNDKQQHEYLENIKKLYKPIKVKEGK from the coding sequence ATGAATAAAAAACAAAAATTAGTTAAAAATTCTTTAGGTTTTGATTCTAATTTATATGTTGTGCAAGACAAAGATATGTTCAACTATTCAGTTGACACTATTATGCTTGGCAACTTTGTTTTTTTAAATAATAAAATTAAAAACCTATTAGAAATTGGAGCAAACAATGGAGCTCTCAGTATTTTTATAGCTGAAAGAAATCCAAATTTAAAAATAGATGCAGTTGAAATCCAAACTAAAGCTTGTAAGTTAGCTCAAGACAATATTGAACTTAACAACAAGCAAAATCAAATCAAAATAATTAATCAAGATTTCAATGAATTTTATTTAGAAAAAATTAAAAATGCAGCTAGTAAATATGACTCAATAGTTTGCAATCCTCCTTTTTATACAATGCAAACTAATAAAGTTAGCAAAAATATTAGTGAAGAATTACTAATTGCAACACATGAGTATAAAATTAATTTAGAACAAATTATTTTAGGTTCTTCAAAATTAATTGAGCAAAAAGGCTACTTAACTTTAGTGATTCCAGTTGAACGCTTAGTTGATTGCTTTTGCTTAATGAGAAAATATAATTTTGAGCCTAAAAGAGTTCAATTCATTATTCCAAGAATGCAAGATAAACCTAAATTAGTTTTAGTTGAAGGCAGATATCAAGCTGGTTGAGGTGTTCATTTCTTGCCTAACTTGTACTTGCATGATCCTAATGACAAACAGCAACATGAATATTTAGAAAATATTAAAAAATTGTACAAACCAATTAAAGTTAAAGAAGGTAAATAA
- the metG gene encoding methionine--tRNA ligase: protein MKKQKTFYITTPIYYASGPLHIGHLYCTIMAWVIRNYKRVLGYDAKLLTGSDEHGQKIQEKALVAKKEPKQYVDDLVKSYKEMWAKWEIDYDYFSRTTESFHEQAVQKIFSYFLQKGLIYKGSYQGLYSVQDEEFLTKNQAVYKDGKYYHPSSKHELINMEEESYFFKMNEVQKWWSKYNKKHPDFLLPKKVVNEMTNNFVKEGLEDLSVTRTNVKWAIPTIDDPKHTIYVWFDALFNYITKLGFDFNKPKDDFVKYWKNGDEIVHILGKEIARFHFIYWPIVLNCLGIKLPNHIVSHGLLRDKDGLKMSKSLNNVIAPDYLFDKYHHEMIKYYFATQIIFGEDGNFSEEKLKEVVNADLINNYGNLVSRTLKMIHNSFPKGLLYSVNSKKIHKDIEKEIKNFSAQFQKHMDAFEIDKGFKKAIELSAKLNKYIDETTPWKLTDKLEELEPILVRLLNGIYAVSCALQIVLPTKIKEVASVLKVKKFDFEKINDFNKFDKVICDEKYLLFNRLK, encoded by the coding sequence ATGAAAAAACAAAAGACTTTTTATATAACTACTCCTATTTATTATGCTTCAGGTCCGCTTCATATCGGACATCTTTATTGTACAATTATGGCTTGAGTTATTAGAAACTATAAAAGAGTTTTAGGTTATGATGCTAAGCTTTTAACCGGAAGTGATGAACATGGTCAAAAAATCCAAGAAAAAGCCTTAGTTGCTAAAAAAGAACCAAAACAATATGTTGATGATTTAGTTAAAAGTTACAAAGAAATGTGAGCTAAATGAGAAATCGATTATGACTATTTCAGTAGAACAACAGAATCATTTCATGAACAAGCTGTTCAAAAAATATTTTCTTATTTTTTACAAAAAGGTTTAATTTATAAAGGTTCATATCAAGGACTTTATTCAGTTCAAGATGAAGAATTTTTGACAAAAAATCAAGCTGTTTATAAAGATGGTAAGTATTATCATCCTTCATCAAAACATGAATTAATCAATATGGAAGAAGAAAGTTATTTCTTCAAAATGAATGAAGTTCAAAAATGATGAAGCAAATATAACAAAAAACATCCAGACTTCTTATTGCCTAAAAAAGTAGTTAATGAAATGACAAACAATTTTGTTAAAGAAGGCTTAGAAGATTTATCAGTTACAAGAACAAATGTTAAATGAGCCATTCCAACAATTGATGATCCTAAACATACAATTTATGTTTGATTTGATGCTTTATTTAACTACATAACAAAACTTGGTTTCGACTTTAATAAACCAAAAGATGACTTTGTTAAATACTGAAAAAATGGTGACGAAATTGTGCATATCTTAGGCAAAGAAATAGCAAGATTTCACTTTATTTACTGACCAATTGTTTTAAATTGTTTAGGTATTAAATTACCAAATCATATTGTTAGTCATGGACTTTTAAGAGATAAAGATGGACTAAAAATGTCCAAATCTTTAAATAATGTTATAGCCCCAGATTATTTATTTGACAAGTATCATCATGAGATGATTAAATACTATTTTGCAACTCAAATAATATTTGGAGAAGATGGTAATTTTAGTGAAGAAAAATTAAAAGAAGTTGTTAATGCAGATTTAATAAATAATTATGGTAATTTAGTTTCAAGAACACTAAAAATGATTCACAATTCTTTCCCAAAAGGTCTGCTTTATAGTGTTAATAGTAAAAAAATACATAAAGACATTGAAAAAGAAATTAAGAATTTCAGTGCTCAATTTCAAAAACATATGGATGCTTTTGAAATTGATAAAGGATTTAAAAAAGCAATTGAATTATCAGCTAAATTAAATAAATATATTGATGAAACAACACCATGAAAATTAACTGATAAATTAGAAGAATTGGAACCAATTTTAGTAAGATTATTAAATGGAATTTATGCTGTTAGTTGTGCATTACAAATAGTATTGCCTACAAAAATAAAAGAAGTTGCAAGTGTTTTAAAAGTTAAAAAATTTGACTTTGAAAAAATTAATGATTTCAATAAATTTGATAAAGTTATTTGTGATGAGAAATATTTGTTATTTAATAGATTAAAATAA
- the gap gene encoding type I glyceraldehyde-3-phosphate dehydrogenase, whose product MKKVAINGFGRIGRLTLRHLLETQNKEVQVVAVNDLTDPKMLAHLLKYDTAFGPLEAKVEVKENAIKVNGKEIKVFCEKDPANLPWGELGIDIVLECTGFFVKKELAHKHIEAGAKKVVISAPAGKDVKTIVYNVNHETLTKQDEIISGASCTTNCLAPVVKVLVDKFGLLNGYMTTVHAYTGDQMLQDGPHRKGDLRRARAAAQNIVPSTTGAAKAIGLVVPEADGLLDGSALRVPTITGSFVDLTVQLKKQPTVEEINAAFKKAENETMKYVVDPIVSSDVINSHYGSLFDSTLTKVKEGNGQRLYKIFAWYDNEMSYVSQLVRTLSYFAKLK is encoded by the coding sequence ATGAAAAAAGTTGCAATCAACGGTTTCGGTCGTATTGGACGTTTAACACTTCGTCACTTACTTGAAACCCAAAATAAAGAAGTTCAAGTTGTTGCAGTTAACGACTTAACAGATCCAAAAATGTTAGCACATTTACTTAAATACGATACAGCTTTTGGCCCATTGGAAGCTAAGGTTGAAGTTAAAGAAAATGCTATTAAAGTTAATGGAAAAGAAATTAAAGTATTCTGCGAAAAAGATCCAGCTAACTTACCATGAGGTGAATTAGGAATTGACATTGTTTTAGAATGTACAGGTTTCTTTGTTAAAAAAGAATTAGCACACAAACACATCGAAGCAGGTGCTAAGAAAGTTGTTATTTCAGCTCCAGCTGGTAAAGATGTTAAAACAATCGTTTACAACGTAAACCACGAAACCTTAACAAAACAAGATGAAATTATTTCGGGTGCTTCATGTACAACAAACTGTTTAGCACCAGTTGTTAAAGTTTTAGTAGACAAATTTGGTTTATTAAACGGTTACATGACAACAGTTCACGCTTACACAGGTGACCAAATGTTACAAGATGGTCCACACCGTAAAGGTGACTTAAGACGTGCTCGTGCTGCTGCTCAAAACATTGTTCCTTCAACAACAGGTGCTGCAAAAGCTATTGGTTTAGTTGTTCCCGAAGCTGATGGATTATTAGATGGTTCAGCATTGCGTGTTCCTACAATTACAGGTTCATTCGTTGACTTAACAGTTCAATTGAAAAAACAACCTACAGTTGAAGAAATTAATGCTGCATTCAAAAAAGCAGAAAACGAAACAATGAAATATGTAGTTGACCCTATTGTTTCTTCAGACGTTATTAACTCACACTATGGTTCATTATTCGATTCAACTTTAACAAAAGTTAAAGAAGGAAATGGTCAAAGACTTTACAAAATCTTTGCATGATACGATAATGAAATGTCATACGTTTCACAATTAGTAAGAACATTGTCATACTTTGCAAAACTAAAATAA